The genomic segment CACTGCTCACTTCACTGCCCCCACTCCAAGCTCCTTGCCcacagtatttattatttttagaagTCTCCCTTCTGCTGACCTGCTTTAAATTTGCAGTTATGCAGAGGAGTTCGAAGGCAGCATCTTCTCTCTGTCTTCTGATCCTCTACTGTAGAGCAGTGACACGGATCTTGAAGGAGCGTGCACATGTTCAATCTATGCCTTGAATCagcttctactgcgcatgctcccaCAAGATCCATATCAGCAACTGCCAGAACTTCGCTgtgcaactgtaaaaaaaaaaatactgtaggcAGGGAGCTTGGAGCAGGGGCAGTGAAGAGAGCAGTGGAGGGGGTCAAGGGTTTTCTCTCCTTTAATAGAAGCTCTACATTCCCTTGAACATCCTGACTGCTTTCTTCCTTGGTGTCAGGCAGGGCCAGAGGCGAGTGGCTGGCTGGTtggtaggagcctatgtgctgcaTAACATGGGTAAAGTGGGTATTTGACTTAATGATAGGCTGGGAACAAGCTGTTAAGTTGAAAGGtgattttattcatgaaacagacAAAACAGAAGGGTCAGTGTAAGGTCTGGGCTGGCGGCAAACAGGGAGAGTCCAACAAACAGGTCTGGGAAGGCAGAAGACACAGAGGAATCCAaataacaggctgaggtcaaactaGGATATCCGCACGAAGCAAGGCAGGGAACTGGACATGGGCTGGCAACAAGACAAGGtctcaggaacaggcagggaggGACCAGGCAAGGACTCAAACCAGCAAGATAAAGCTAGGGAGCCCAATGATCAAGCAACAGGAGTTGcttgtaacaggcttataaagagGTTATATTGCTAACAGACAACAGTTGAAGTTAACAAGGAAGGAGGGGCAAGAGAGCAACAGAGAGTGATAGCATAAGTCCATCATAATAACAACCCCACAATAACACTAGGCTATAGTGGCTCAGGagaatggtacaggtatggttcAACAAGTAGACAAGAGTTTGATTCCTGACACTTTGTGAGGGTTTCTATTATGTGTTTTGTTGtggtcaaaaataaatattttcaacagCTTTTGAGCAATTATGCTGTGGAGTTCAGTATGATTTGATACTGGCTAGTCGGTAAAAACGCTGATAAGTAAGTGGATGCAAAATTTAGAAAGCATTGACACTATTTACAAAGGTACTTGCAACCATACAGTGTGCTAGCAAGGGAATTCCACCCAGCCTCGGTCTACAAGTAATTACAGGGTTCCCCTAGCAGGATGCGTCCATGGATGTAACTGACTTGCTGCAAGTGATTTGGAGTGATGACATGTCAAAAAAGATGACATCCCCACTATGCAATCATCTGTGAAATTCACAAGTAGGAGCTAATGTGCATCTGTATTAGCACATTGCACACAAGTTGTGAAAGATGCTACTTagaggcagattcatcaaagttgtatttccaagtttttttctaatttgcaaAAAGTAAAAACTTGAACAGCTTGATTGCTTTCTTATTTATAAACCTTAATATCTAAAATGCAATCATGTAAAACAAAatcatgtaatatacagtatgaataaacaactttcatttttattgtctGCCAAATTATAAATTGATATTGAAAAAAGCAAAAGATTGGATTTAAAAATtacaactcctattgacttccaCATAAACTAGCCAGCTTTCTTTTTAGAATTCTAATAtctgtatttttatgttttttgcacttattacattttgaatattcaagtttcaaatctcaaattcaaattagcaaaagttcaaatgcaaaaaaaatgaatttctgtAAAAAGTTTAATACAAatgcaataaatctgccccctagtgtgtgtttgtaattatattaaaattcttgggaaaaaaatctgcactGTAGATAAAACAATGGAAATATACATTCTACAATTTTACTTGAAACTTGACCCAGAGTTTGTAGATTAGCCCTAAAGAATGATTTATACCTAATATGTACCCAGCAAGGGTTTCTTTGAAGGATGttatgaaaataatatatatatttttttttcaggttgatCGTATGTCGTTCCCGTGTGGGTGTTCCAAGGAAGGATGCAGCAATACAGCTGGTAGAATTGAGTTTAATCCTATCCGTGTAAGGACACACTTTTTGCACACAATCATGAAGCTGGAGCTAGAGAAAAACAGAGAGCAGCAGGCAACTCTTGGAAATGGTTGCCACAGTGATGTCAACTCACTTGCCAGTGCTCTAGCCCAAAATGGCCACTCCGTAGAGTTTGCTGAGAATTTTGAAATAGAAACTGAATCTCAGTCAGCTTTAATGCACTTTCAGTCTTCTGAACATCTAGACTGCAATGGTGATGATGAAGAGGAAGATGATGGCAGCAGTTACTGTAGTGGGGTTACTGACTCCAGTACACAAAGTTTAGCACCTAGTGAATcagatgatgacgatgatgaagatgatgaggaTGATGGAGACAAATCAGACGACTTTAGTGAAGTAATTTCACCTCATGATGACAATATTACCGGACATTCAGTCCTTTGCTATTCCAATGGCAACACAATGCATGACACCCACCTGAAAAATGCTTCCTATTACTCTAACTCATCAGCCCTGTATTATCAAATAGAGAATCACAACTCTGGCACCACAAACCAAATATCTGAGCCATATCCAGATAGGAGCTCTGCGAAAAATGGCACACTTAATTTGGCTCCTTACAACATGAGAACAGAGCAGTTCACTGACTACACAAGACCACATGAAGAAGGCTTCTCCAGCTGCCAATATCCTACAACAAACCAATCTGTCATAGTGTGCTGTGCTgcttcagaaaatgaaaaaaactcatcTTGCCACAATTTATACCCTGAGCTAAGGTCAAACCTCCCTCAAGTAGAATTTCACTCATACTTAAAAAGTTCCTCTTCTGATGGATTTGTTCCTAATTTAAATGGATCTAGCCATCATTCACCTGAACTGCTTAATGATAATCCTGTAAACCTATCAGAAACAAGTAAACTTCATGATGATTGCATAAAATCCCCTGTAGTGGAAACAGTACCTGTTTAGATAACAATGTCCCACTACTTTTCCTTCTTCTCCAACTGTAATTGAACTCAATCAATCTCAAacaatcaaaaatatttttaaccaaACTCAGCTGATCTACAATTTTTTTGCTGTCTAGTAGAAATTGGTTAAACATAACTCTTTAGTTGTCTAAGCTAGACAATGCACACAAATCTGTTTCTCTAGCAATGTAAACTACTGAAACTATGTTGATTTATTAGCAAGCATTGGTTTGAATATGTTAATCTTTCTATATGTCTCTAAGTAGCCTTGTATCAAAGTATGTGAATACTGAGAAACCAGCTCAATGAAATTCTAATATATTTGAGAAAAATGGGCTCTGTACAAAattatcatatgattttttcaatACAGAAAAACCTAAATACTGGATttattgaagaaagaaaaaaaaatcgataTCATTTAGTGAAACAatatttcttcattatttatgtgatTTATTTATGGAATTTATGTGTATTATGCagtgtttgtttttatacaaatggaCAGCATGTTCATTGTGGGGTGGGTCGGGTGGTTGAGGATTCCTAGATTGTTAGAGCATgtctgcaaaaataataaaaactgtagCATTTTACTAAGACATATCATAAAAGACTGTGCAAATTGCATTGACTTTTTTTGTTGGACATGAAGTCCATTAGAACCAAATAATGCTTCTTAAACCACAAGTGATGTTATTTTTATGGCGATACTGTGATATTGTTCTGCAGATTGTTGCTATTAGTCCTGAAACATTTCACTGCCTTTTGATTTTAATGGTTCCAAGTTTGCCATCAGAATTCTCAGGCTCTGAATATAAGTCCTCCATAGATTGTCCAAAACCAATACTTTTGGTAGCTATTGCTTTTGAACCAAACTAAACAGCGGTTCAATGATTTGATCATTAAATAGTGACAGcattaactgatttttttgtgaacctGATAATACAAGTAGAAAGATTTTCTTATcagtaggggttatttactaaattctgaatgcaaaaatcatgtaaaattcattataaaatctgacttttaaaaaacgtattaaacccctaggatggaaaagtcagaatctgaaaatccggcatctcagacctgtcgaggttgcatataagtcaatgggagaagtcccaatgattttgtcgatgtgcgctgggtttcgggcaataccccaaagttttcgggtgaaaattacgaaaaaatcatgaaaatcatgaaactcggatgaaaaagtcagaaaaatttgtgaaaatctgattttcccccgcaaagcaaatattcaggaaaatgtaataataaataagtgtaaaaaaaacccgcatttgattggagtttgtagcagaaaatattgagataaatttggactttgataaataacccccttattgtgtgTTTATTACCCATTAATGATACCAAGAAATCAAATGAAAGTAACACTTCGTTGGGAGAAATACAGACAGACCGTGTTATTTTAGATTTTGATATTTTGactatatggccaaaagaatCTGGACACATGCTGAGTTCCAAACTGTCTCCAGAATGACTATAAACATTTTCaattatccaggtcatggtatatctagtataagtaattctaaaacaactggacttgctgagtaatcattgaagacgtttcactcaattgaactgaagaagctgctcggatgagtagtgaaacgtcttcaatgattccAGCTGTTTTGGAATTACTTACAGTGTATACTAGATGTCTCTAGAATCAACATCAGTACAAGAACTATTTGTAGGGAGCATAGAGTGTTTAATGTGATCAGAGGTAAAAGAATATcaccatgtgcaatgccaagGGTTGGCTGAAGTGATGTAAAGGTCACCACCACTGGAGTCTGAAGCAGTAAAACTGTGTCCTCTTGAGTGAtgaataattttttaacaaaCTGGCATTCTGACAGTAAAGCCTAAGTCTGACAGATACTAGGAGAATACTACCTACCATAAATCTATGCTAGAGATGGTAAAGTTTGGTGAAGGAGGAATTATGGTCTGGGACTGTATGTCTTGGATTGGGCTACCTTAAGCAAACCTTAGGCGAACAGCATACAATGAGAGTTGACCACTTTTACTTTATGGCAAGATCTTTCTTGattcagcacaataatgtccctTTGCACAAAGAGAGGTCCATACAGTTGGTTTGCTGAGTTTGGAATGAAAGTACATGACTGTCTTTAAAAGATTCCTGACTTAACCCAACTGAAAGCCTACGTGATGAATTGGAACACAGACTAGAAGTCAGGCCTGATGTATAAGTTAGAGTCTAACCTTAATAGTTTCCTTTTGGCTTAATGAATCAAATTCCACCAACAATGTTGCAGGAAGTCCTTTTAGAATAGTAGAAGTTCTTATAACAGCAAAGGGTGgaacaacttcatattaatagcCTTGGTTTTGGAATTTGGATGTTGAACTCAGGTGTTCTGATATTTTTAGCTTTACAGTGTAGGTATCTGTTAAGCTTTTTCAAGGTTTATGAGTATACTGGTTAACTAGATTGGTAGAACTACTTTTGTGTATTAGTTTGTAAACATAGCATCCCCCACTGTACATAAGTGAATAGACAGAAAAGAATATTACTATGAATACGATAAGATATACCTTCTTAATCAGATCTCtgcaaataatgaataattatagaTATGATAGTTTACCAACTTATTTTGTGTGGAAAAGACAGAAAGTTAATGAAATGTTAAATACtaattgaaaatatatttgcattaataaaatagaaaCCTGCTGGAAACAATAATCAAGCAAATTATATGAAGTTACTCCCCAAAAAAATTGTTAGGATTCACTTGTTTAGGAACATAAGGTCAATTGAGGTagttacacatttttataaagaaatgtacCTTTTTGGTAACCAGTTGGGTTGTTTAAATGTGTGAAGCGTGTTTAAACAGAAATGCACTTTATTGTTCATATGTTGCACAAAACAAATGTAACCTGTATCTTGAAAGAAAACAGCACTTTCTTATAATCTGGATGCTCTCAAAGGAATGAGCTTCCAACAATCTATTATATCATGTTGCATAAAGAATGCTTTTAAAGCCATGGAAATTATTaacgtaaaaaaaatttgaatgggaaGGAAATATAACATTCTATAGGCTACaccatttttgctttcttctgTG from the Xenopus laevis strain J_2021 chromosome 9_10L, Xenopus_laevis_v10.1, whole genome shotgun sequence genome contains:
- the csrnp3.L gene encoding cysteine/serine-rich nuclear protein 3 — its product is MSGILKRKFEEVEGSSPCSSIQESDDDVSSSESADSSDSVNPSSSNHFTPSSILKREKRLRAKNVRFNCVTVYYFTRRQGFTSVPSQGGSTLGMSSRHNSVRQYTLGEFALEQDRLHKDMLRDHLREEKLNSLKQKITKNGTVESEEASILTLDDISDDDIDLDNTEVDEYFFLQPLPTKKRRALLRASGVKKIDVEEKHELRAIRLSREDCGCDCTIFCDPETCTCSLAGIKCQVDRMSFPCGCSKEGCSNTAGRIEFNPIRVRTHFLHTIMKLELEKNREQQATLGNGCHSDVNSLASALAQNGHSVEFAENFEIETESQSALMHFQSSEHLDCNGDDEEEDDGSSYCSGVTDSSTQSLAPSESDDDDDEDDEDDGDKSDDFSEVISPHDDNITGHSVLCYSNGNTMHDTHLKNASYYSNSSALYYQIENHNSGTTNQISEPYPDRSSAKNGTLNLAPYNMRTEQFTDYTRPHEEGFSSCQYPTTNQSVIVCCAASENEKNSSCHNLYPELRSNLPQVEFHSYLKSSSSDGFVPNLNGSSHHSPELLNDNPVNLSETSKLHDDCIKSPVVETVPV